Proteins encoded together in one Anopheles darlingi chromosome 3, idAnoDarlMG_H_01, whole genome shotgun sequence window:
- the LOC125955453 gene encoding uncharacterized protein LOC125955453, whose product MPAPSLATWRSSENGFSTRWGFPNCVGAIDGKHVRIQCPPNTGSSYISYKGFFSVVLLAVEDPNYKFLIVDIGNYGRHSDSGIFKESNFYQRYISTNLLPPPKPLPGKADDMPHVLVGDEGFALQPYMMRPYPKANSVNDAKKTKFNTQLSRARRIVENAFGILSRKWRIFLRAIECNPQNVDIIVQAACCLHNFLLNKGNSEQHLYESSVEDETIPNAESALAPMNATNQRSSIAAQEIRNLFSDYFSERDGQVPEQ is encoded by the coding sequence ATGCCAGCACCATCGCTTGCAACTTGGCGATCAAGTGAGAATGGGTTCTCCACTCGCTGGGGATTCCCAAATTGTGTCGGTGCAATAGACGGCAAACACGTGCGCATACAATGCCCACCAAACACCGGGTCCAGTTATATTTCTtataaaggttttttttctgttgttttgcttgctgTGGAGGACCCCAACTATAAATTCTTAATAGTTGACATCGGAAATTATGGGCgccacagcgacagcggcatATTCAAGGAATCCAACTTTTATCAAAGGTATATAAGCACAAACTTATTACCTCCTCCTAAGCCATTGCCGGGCAAAGCTGACGACATGCCACATGTATTGGTTGGCGATGAAGGTTTTGCTCTTCAGCCATACATGATGCGCCCATATCCGAAAGCAAATTCagtaaacgatgccaaaaaAACTAAATTCAACACCCAGCTAAGCCGGGCACGGCGCATCGTTGAAAATGCTTTCGGCATCCTATCAAGAAAGTGGCGCATCTTTCTGCGCGCCATCGAGTGCAACCCACAAAATGTGGACATAATCGTCCAAGCTGCGTGCTGTTTGCACAATTTCCTTTTAAATAAAGGAAATAGTGAGCAACACCTTTACGAAAGTTCCGTCGAGGATGAAACAATACCAAATGCAGAGAGTGCCTTGGCGCCGATGAATGCCACAAATCAGCGTTCAAGTATTGCTGCCCAAGAAATACGCAATCTGTTTTCGGATTACTTTTCCGAAAGAGACGGACAAGTACCTGAGCAGTGA